The following are from one region of the Actinoplanes sp. L3-i22 genome:
- a CDS encoding FAD-binding dehydrogenase, whose amino-acid sequence MDADVIVVGAGLAGLVAAHELTTAGKKVALLDQENAANLGGQAWWSFGGLFFVDSPEQRRARISDSVDLAWSDWRGSAGFDRLGDEDSWAVKWARAYVEFAAGEKRSWLAGLGLSWLPFAGWAERGDLRAGGHGNSVPRFHITWGTGTGVVEPFAASALKAAEAGLLEFRHRHRVDELVVEGGAVVGVRGKLLKDDDAARGFPTNREELQEFEVRAQAVIVTTGGIGANHDLVRRYWPERLGTAPKSMITGVPAYVDGRMLGIAEDAGARLVNRDRMWHYTEGIRNWDPIWPSHGIRILSAPSPMWFDALGRRLPQPYYPSYDTLGTLRYLRTTPDLAEHDHSWFILTQKMIEKEFALSGSEQNPDLTAKDRKAFLRDRLLGKGAPGPVEAFKQHGADFVVAATLEELVAGMNKLTDTPLLDVTHVRGQIEARDRQLANKVTKDGQIQGIYNSRRYIGDRVGRTSSPHRLLDPAAGPLIGVKLHILTRKSLGGIQTDLDSRALGVDGEALPGLYAAGEVAGFGGGGVHGYNALEGTFLGGCIFSGRAAGRHAARSL is encoded by the coding sequence GTGGACGCGGACGTCATCGTCGTCGGCGCCGGACTGGCCGGACTGGTCGCGGCGCACGAGCTCACCACCGCCGGGAAGAAGGTGGCGCTGCTCGACCAGGAGAACGCCGCGAACCTCGGCGGGCAGGCGTGGTGGTCGTTCGGTGGCCTGTTCTTCGTCGACAGCCCCGAGCAGCGCCGGGCCCGGATCAGCGACAGCGTCGACCTGGCGTGGAGCGACTGGCGCGGGTCGGCCGGCTTCGACCGGCTCGGCGACGAGGACTCGTGGGCGGTGAAGTGGGCGCGGGCGTACGTCGAGTTCGCCGCCGGGGAGAAGCGCTCCTGGCTGGCCGGGCTCGGGCTGAGCTGGCTGCCGTTCGCCGGCTGGGCCGAACGCGGTGACCTGCGCGCCGGCGGGCACGGCAACTCGGTGCCGCGCTTCCACATCACCTGGGGGACCGGGACCGGCGTGGTCGAGCCGTTCGCGGCGTCCGCGCTCAAGGCTGCCGAGGCCGGGCTGCTGGAGTTCCGGCACCGGCACCGGGTCGACGAGCTGGTCGTCGAGGGGGGCGCGGTTGTCGGCGTACGCGGAAAGCTCTTGAAAGATGACGATGCCGCACGTGGCTTTCCGACAAACCGGGAAGAGCTTCAAGAATTTGAGGTACGGGCGCAGGCGGTGATCGTCACCACGGGCGGCATCGGGGCGAACCACGACCTGGTCCGGCGGTACTGGCCGGAGCGGCTCGGCACCGCCCCGAAGTCGATGATCACCGGGGTGCCGGCCTACGTGGACGGCCGGATGCTCGGGATCGCCGAGGACGCCGGCGCGCGGCTGGTCAACCGGGACCGGATGTGGCACTACACCGAGGGCATCCGCAACTGGGACCCGATCTGGCCGTCGCACGGCATCCGGATCCTCTCCGCGCCCTCGCCGATGTGGTTCGACGCGCTCGGCCGGCGCCTGCCGCAGCCGTACTACCCCAGCTACGACACGCTCGGCACGCTCCGGTACCTGCGCACGACGCCGGACCTGGCCGAGCATGACCACTCCTGGTTCATCCTCACCCAGAAGATGATCGAGAAGGAGTTCGCGCTGTCCGGCTCGGAACAGAACCCGGACCTGACCGCGAAGGACCGCAAGGCGTTCCTGCGCGACCGGCTGCTCGGCAAGGGCGCGCCCGGGCCGGTCGAGGCGTTCAAGCAGCACGGCGCGGACTTCGTGGTCGCCGCGACCCTGGAGGAGCTGGTCGCCGGGATGAACAAGCTGACCGACACGCCGCTGCTGGACGTGACGCACGTGCGCGGGCAGATCGAGGCCCGGGACCGGCAGCTGGCCAACAAGGTCACCAAGGACGGGCAGATCCAGGGGATCTACAACTCGCGGCGCTACATCGGCGACCGGGTCGGGCGTACATCGTCGCCGCACCGCCTGCTCGACCCGGCCGCCGGGCCGCTGATCGGGGTGAAGCTGCACATCCTGACCCGCAAGTCCCTCGGCGGGATCCAGACCGACCTGGACTCGCGGGCTCTCGGGGTGGACGGGGAAGCGCTGCCCGGGCTGTACGCGGCCGGGGAGGTCGCCGGGTTCGGCGGCGGCGGCGTCCACGGGTACAACGCCCTGGAGGGCACGTTCCTCGGCGGCTGCATCTTCAGCGGGCGAGCCGCCGGACGGCACGCCGCGCGATCGCTGTAA
- a CDS encoding IucA/IucC family siderophore biosynthesis protein, which produces MTSSLTTGRLAAAAAHTQAALAVHAPDLVAGFLGNLPDAAGTVGRRLRGALAREGLTSDDEKDATRHAFHRIEFARSGVTDPVELLDRAGIDAPGFAAEIRNAVINLAIALSRPGPNPGGDADEAAIAGERLAISGHNLHPCGRTRLGWDTCDVLEHDLEAGSTRIRFIAVRDTAHLGDDLSSLYPDKSPHGYRAQPVHAWQHALVLDRYRHLFADGTLRQLDGHLDAIPTAALRTLLLPPDADGRRHYLKVSLDIQVTSTRRSISVASTRNGPAVSTLLHRLAADEPTLLLMAETAGAAVPAGSGRDLSAIVRDGLTGRLAPGEEAIAGSALPYRLPGLIRRHGGGPAAWLTDYAQLLLPPLLRLATHGVALEAHLQNCLPTFVDGRPHRLALRDFAGLRLHLPRLAAAGHHVDLWPGSVVGTDDPAVMRAKLGYTAFQAHLGELVLHLDLDERAAWRIVREVVDETYRTLGSADARADHAAFTAPTVPHKALVRMRLADHGDIYLPVENPLHG; this is translated from the coding sequence ATGACCTCCAGCCTGACCACCGGACGCCTCGCCGCGGCCGCCGCGCACACCCAGGCCGCGCTCGCCGTGCACGCGCCGGACCTGGTCGCCGGCTTCCTCGGCAACCTGCCGGACGCGGCCGGGACGGTCGGCAGAAGACTCCGGGGCGCCCTCGCCCGCGAGGGCCTGACCAGCGACGACGAGAAGGACGCGACCCGGCACGCGTTCCACCGGATCGAGTTCGCCCGCTCCGGCGTCACCGATCCGGTGGAGCTGCTCGACCGGGCCGGGATCGACGCGCCCGGGTTCGCCGCGGAGATCCGCAACGCGGTGATCAACCTGGCGATCGCGCTGTCCCGGCCGGGCCCGAACCCCGGCGGGGACGCCGACGAGGCCGCGATCGCCGGGGAGCGGCTGGCCATTTCCGGTCACAACCTGCACCCCTGCGGGCGGACCCGGCTCGGCTGGGACACCTGTGACGTCCTCGAACACGACCTGGAGGCCGGCTCGACGCGGATCCGCTTCATCGCGGTTCGCGACACGGCGCATCTGGGCGATGACCTGAGCAGCTTATATCCGGACAAATCACCACATGGATATCGGGCGCAACCCGTCCACGCCTGGCAACACGCCCTCGTCCTCGACCGCTACCGCCACCTGTTCGCCGACGGCACGCTGCGGCAGCTCGACGGCCACCTCGACGCCATCCCCACCGCCGCCCTGCGCACCCTGCTGCTGCCACCGGACGCCGACGGCAGACGCCACTACCTCAAGGTCTCCCTGGACATCCAGGTCACCTCGACCCGGCGCAGCATCTCGGTCGCCAGCACCCGCAACGGCCCGGCCGTCTCCACCCTGCTGCACCGCCTGGCCGCCGACGAGCCCACCCTGCTGCTGATGGCCGAGACCGCCGGCGCCGCCGTCCCGGCCGGCTCCGGCCGCGACCTGTCGGCGATCGTGCGCGACGGCCTGACCGGGCGGCTCGCCCCCGGCGAGGAGGCGATCGCCGGCAGCGCGCTCCCCTACCGCCTGCCCGGGCTGATCCGCCGGCACGGCGGCGGACCCGCCGCCTGGCTGACCGACTACGCCCAGCTGCTGCTGCCCCCGCTGCTGCGCCTGGCCACGCACGGCGTCGCCCTCGAGGCCCACCTGCAGAACTGCCTGCCGACCTTCGTCGACGGCCGCCCGCACCGCCTCGCCCTGCGCGACTTCGCCGGCCTGCGCCTGCACCTGCCGCGCCTGGCCGCCGCCGGCCACCACGTCGACCTGTGGCCGGGCTCGGTCGTCGGCACCGACGACCCCGCGGTGATGCGCGCGAAGCTCGGCTACACCGCGTTCCAGGCCCACCTCGGCGAGCTCGTCCTGCACCTGGACCTGGACGAACGCGCCGCCTGGCGGATCGTCCGGGAGGTCGTCGACGAGACCTACCGCACGCTCGGCTCGGCCGACGCCCGCGCCGACCACGCCGCGTTCACCGCACCGACCGTGCCGCACAAGGCGCTGGTCCGGATGCGGCTGGCCGACCACGGCGACATCTACCTCCCGGTGGAGAACCCCCTGCATGGCTGA
- a CDS encoding IucA/IucC family protein yields the protein MPHQIPTADPAQTRAELENLRPDLVERYDAALPGARAAILRRLQIAIGREPLPGAVYADMDPIELAAKLWPGTAFVAEVANSVANLALAHANRIPRTLPAPGDPDGLGRIEQLETDGHPLHPGCRTRAGMTVADVLAYAPEHRPVIRLRRLRVPAERWHGTAQPVLYAHPWQAARLLREFPWLTDAGPTRPMRPLMSLRTVAPVSGGPHLKTAVDVQMTSAVRTVSPAAVHNGPILSAFLTRITADLPIDILAETEAGAVLTDDGPDRRLAHLVRRAPRLGPGETALPLGVFTSTFLDLVDDPYRWLDELTAILFAPLTTVLGRGVALEAHGQNTLVVLRDRRPVRILYRDLGGVRVDRALGLDLHGDLLTDDPAVLRTKLAAAALGTVASQLVDAFADRHGAEPDRLWAIVAAGLRGAPELLTEPLPVKATTAMRLAADPLDDIWTQQPNPMAVHA from the coding sequence GTGCCGCACCAGATCCCCACCGCCGACCCGGCGCAGACCCGCGCCGAGCTCGAAAATCTCCGCCCTGACCTGGTCGAACGCTACGACGCGGCACTCCCCGGCGCCCGCGCGGCGATCCTGCGCCGGCTGCAGATCGCGATCGGACGTGAGCCTCTTCCGGGAGCCGTCTACGCCGACATGGACCCGATCGAGCTGGCCGCGAAACTCTGGCCCGGGACCGCGTTCGTCGCCGAGGTCGCCAACAGCGTCGCCAACCTGGCCCTCGCCCACGCGAACCGGATCCCCCGGACCCTCCCGGCGCCCGGCGACCCGGACGGCCTCGGCAGGATCGAGCAGCTGGAGACCGACGGGCACCCGCTGCACCCCGGCTGCCGCACCCGGGCCGGGATGACCGTCGCCGACGTGCTCGCCTACGCGCCCGAGCACCGCCCGGTGATCCGGCTGCGCCGCCTGCGGGTCCCGGCCGAGCGCTGGCACGGCACCGCCCAGCCGGTCCTCTACGCCCACCCGTGGCAGGCCGCCCGGCTGCTGCGGGAGTTCCCGTGGCTCACCGACGCCGGCCCGACCCGGCCGATGCGGCCGCTGATGTCGCTGCGCACGGTCGCCCCGGTCAGCGGCGGGCCGCACCTCAAGACCGCGGTCGACGTGCAGATGACCTCGGCGGTGCGGACCGTCTCGCCGGCCGCGGTGCACAACGGGCCGATCCTGTCCGCGTTCCTCACCAGGATCACCGCCGACCTGCCGATCGACATCCTGGCCGAGACCGAGGCCGGCGCGGTGCTCACCGACGACGGGCCGGACCGGCGCCTCGCCCACCTGGTGCGCCGTGCGCCGCGGCTCGGGCCGGGCGAGACCGCCCTCCCGCTCGGCGTGTTCACCAGCACCTTCCTGGACCTGGTCGACGATCCGTACCGATGGCTCGACGAGCTCACCGCGATCCTGTTCGCGCCGCTGACCACCGTGCTCGGCCGCGGCGTCGCGCTGGAGGCGCACGGGCAGAACACCCTGGTCGTGCTCCGCGACCGGCGCCCGGTCCGGATCCTCTACCGCGACCTCGGCGGCGTCCGCGTCGACCGCGCGCTCGGCCTGGACCTGCACGGCGACCTGCTCACCGACGACCCGGCGGTGCTGCGCACCAAGCTCGCGGCGGCCGCGCTCGGCACGGTCGCCAGCCAGCTCGTGGACGCGTTCGCCGACCGGCACGGCGCGGAACCGGACCGGCTGTGGGCGATCGTCGCGGCCGGGCTGCGCGGCGCCCCGGAGCTGCTGACCGAACCACTTCCGGTCAAGGCGACCACGGCCATGCGGCTGGCCGCCGACCCGCTCGACGACATCTGGACCCAGCAGCCCAACCCGATGGCGGTGCATGCATGA
- a CDS encoding alanine racemase: protein MAELPGHVAAALRRLPAPACAYVYDTEALRTQAARLRAALPRKTTLVYAVKANGHPKVVETLAAACDGLEVASGGELDLAVRAGARRIVFGGPAKTDAELAAAVRAGALLNVESRFEAERIAALGLTADICLRVNRATVAVTGSHAMTGTPTPFGIDENQLGPVLATLPSSLTVIGFHLHAVSNNLDGPAHADFLREAISWSVKTASAYGVQLRIVNAGGGLGVDYTSQASIDVTALSRVTVPDGVELILEPGRYLAADAGWYAAEVLDLKTTHGRTFAVLRGGTHHFRLPAAWGYSHPFTILPIDAWDRPYSRPEVTDTPVDAVGELCTPRDVLTRDRHVSRLRVGDLLVFPRTGAYAWDISHHDFLRHPAPDFIVL, encoded by the coding sequence ATGGCTGAGCTGCCCGGGCACGTCGCCGCCGCGCTGCGCCGCCTGCCGGCGCCGGCCTGCGCCTACGTCTACGACACCGAGGCGCTGCGCACCCAGGCTGCCCGGCTGCGGGCCGCCCTCCCCCGGAAAACCACGCTTGTGTACGCCGTGAAGGCCAACGGCCACCCGAAGGTCGTCGAGACCCTCGCGGCCGCGTGCGACGGTCTCGAGGTCGCGTCCGGCGGCGAGCTCGACCTCGCCGTCCGGGCCGGCGCCCGCCGGATCGTCTTCGGCGGCCCGGCCAAGACCGACGCCGAGCTGGCCGCCGCGGTCCGGGCCGGCGCCCTGCTCAACGTCGAGAGCCGCTTCGAGGCCGAGCGGATCGCCGCCCTCGGCCTGACCGCCGACATCTGCCTGCGGGTCAACCGCGCCACCGTCGCGGTCACCGGCAGTCACGCGATGACCGGCACCCCCACCCCGTTCGGCATCGACGAGAACCAGCTCGGCCCGGTCCTCGCCACGCTTCCGAGCAGCCTGACCGTCATCGGCTTCCACCTGCACGCGGTCTCCAACAACCTCGACGGCCCGGCCCACGCCGATTTCCTGCGCGAGGCGATCTCCTGGTCCGTCAAGACCGCTTCGGCGTACGGCGTGCAGCTCCGCATCGTCAACGCCGGCGGCGGCCTCGGAGTCGACTACACGTCGCAGGCGTCCATCGACGTGACCGCACTGTCCCGGGTCACCGTGCCCGACGGCGTCGAGCTGATCCTGGAGCCGGGCCGCTACCTGGCCGCCGACGCGGGCTGGTACGCCGCCGAGGTCCTCGACCTGAAGACCACCCACGGCCGTACGTTCGCCGTCCTGCGCGGCGGCACCCACCACTTCCGGCTGCCCGCCGCGTGGGGCTACAGCCACCCGTTCACGATCCTGCCGATCGACGCCTGGGACCGCCCGTACTCCCGCCCGGAGGTCACCGACACCCCGGTCGACGCGGTCGGCGAGCTGTGCACCCCGCGCGACGTCCTCACCCGCGACCGGCACGTCAGCCGCCTGCGGGTCGGCGACCTGCTGGTCTTCCCCCGCACCGGCGCCTACGCCTGGGACATCTCGCACCACGACTTCCTGCGCCACCCGGCTCCGGACTTCATCGTCCTCTGA